GGTCCTGAGCAGGCTGGGTTGGGGTGATGGAGGGCTCTCATTTCTGAGCATGCCGACTTTACAAATGCCTACTCTAATTGCCGTTGACGTCTGGAAAACAACCCCTTTCATGGCACTGCTGATTCTTGCGGGCCTACAACTCATTCCAAAAGAGCTATACGAAGCAGGGAGAGTTGATGGAGCAAATAGATTGAGACAGTTCTTCTCCATTACTATGCCTCTTCTGAAACCTACGCTTGCCGTTGCACTTATCTTCAGAACACTTGATGCATTGAGAGTGTTCGATGTTTTCCAGGTACTTATGGGAAACCGAATGTATTCAATGGCTTCCTATAACTACTATCAATTGATTGGCAACAGGAATATGGGTCTTGCCTCTGCAATAGGTGTGATCATCTTCTTTGTAATTGGAATCTTTGCAGTTCTGTACATGAGGCTTATGGGAGTTGATAAAGAATGAAGAAGAATAGATCGCTTTGGTTGGTGGGTAAGATCGCGTTCTGGATACTTATTATATTTATCTTCTTCTACATGCTCTTCCCCTTCTACTGGGCAGTGAATTCATCGCTGAAGTCCGAGGCTCAGCTCCAGATGACTCCGGCGACTCTTTTGCCCGTTGACAGGAATGGGAAGTTTGCTCCAACGCTTCAGAATTACGTCGCAATTTTCAATGACGGAACCTTTGTCAGAGCATTGTGGAACAGCACTATTGTCGCGGGTCTTACTACAGTTCTAGCATTAGGGGTAGGATCGTTCGCAGCCTATGCGATGGGCAAGCTAAGGTTCAAAGGAAAGAGACTAACTCTGTATCTCATACTGTCTCTCACAATGTTTCCCCAGATTACAGTACTTTCAGGATTGTATGCAGTTATTACAACACTCAACCTAGGGGCAAGAATGAGCTTAATCCTCTCATATATGATATTTACGTTGCCCTTCACAACTTGGGTCCTCACTGCCTTCTTCAAGGAGCTACCGACGGAGATTATGCAGTCAGCATGGGTTGACGGTGCTACACCTTTTCAGACTTTCTATATGATATTGTTGCCTCTGACTGCTCCTGCACTTGTTACAGCTGGTTTACTTGCGTTCATTGCAGCATGGAACGAGTATATTTTCGCTCTCACTTTTACTACTATTGCGCCAGAAGCAAGGACGATACCAGTCGCCATTTCACTGTTCACAGGATCGGTTTCAAGGCAAGTGCCATTTGGGGAGATCATGGCCGGAGCTGTCATAGTAACAGTTCCTGTGGTCGCTCTTGTTTTCATCTTTCAAAGAAGAATAGTGCAGGGTTTGACTGCGGGCGCCGTGAAGGGCTAAAAAAATTTGTTAAGGAAGATACCGTAGGTGGTCTGATGATAACAGGAGGTGATCTGAAGGGTTTTGGAAGTAGATTAGGTTTTCAGAGAAGATGGTTCTCAAGAAGTTTGTTTAAAGGAGGGGTATTATGAAGAAAGTTCTATTGGCTTTTATGGTAGCGTTATTCGCCCTGGTTGCAGTTTCAGAGACAATTATCACTGTTGCGGCAGGGGCCGTTGGTCAGGAGCTTGAACTGACAAAGAAAGCAGCGGAAAGATACATGGAGATTCATCCCGATGTGACTGTGAGAGTTCTGGACACACCAGACATGGTCCAGGATAGACTCGGACTCTATCTTCAATTTCTGGAAGCAAGAAGTTCCGAGATCGATGTCTATCAAGTAGATGTTATATGGCCGGGTGATCTTGCCCAGCATTTTGTCGATCTTTACGAGTATAACGCCGACAAGGTTGTATCTATGCATTTCCCTGCAATAGTTGAAAACAACACTGTTGATGGAAAGCTCGTTGCCATACCATGGTTCACAGATGCGGGTCTTCTTTACTATCGAACTGATCTTCTTGAGAAGTATGGGCTTAACCCACCGACTACGTGGGACGAACTCGAAGAAGCATCGAAAATTATCCAGGAAGGCGAAAGGAAGACAAATCCAGATTTTTGGGGATTTGTGTGGCAGGGTAATGCTTACGAAGGTTTGACATGCGATGCGCTTGAATGGCTCGCATCAAATGATGCAGGATCAATTATCAGCCCTGATAAGAAGATCACAATAGCAAACGCCAATGCAGTCGAGATTCTTGAAAAGGTAGCTGGTTGGGTTGGAACCATCTCCCCCAGCGGAGTCTTGACTTTCGCTGAGGAGGATGCCAGAGCGGTTTGGCAAACTGGAAACGCTGCCTTCATGAGAAATTGGCCTTATGCATACAGTCTAAGTAAGGGCGAGGACAGCGCCGTCGCGGGCAAGTTCGATGTCTCTCCTCTTCCGGCAGGGAAGAGTGGGAACGGAGCCGCTACGCTCGGTGGTTGGCAGCTTTCAGTAAGCAAGTACAGTAACAATCCCGAAATTGCGGCGGATTTCGCATTGTTCATGGCCGGTTACGAAATGCAGAAGATGAGAGCTGTTGAAGGTTCCTTTAATCCTACGATTGAAGCTCTTTACGCAGACTACGAAGTGCTTGAAGCGAATCCATTCTTTGGCTCGCTTTATTACGTATTTACAAACGCTGTCGCTAGACCATCAACAGCAACTGCTCCGCGATATAATGAAGTATCTACTCTGTTTTTCAAGGCCGTTCACAGTGTCCTTTCCGGAACAGCGGATGCACAGAACGCACTTGAAGAGCTTGCCCTCGATCTCGAAGATTTGACTGGATTCGAGGTCGTCTGGGGATTCTAGACAGATTTTTGCTCAGAGAGGCTGGTCCCTTCGTGGGGCCAGCGTCTCCCCCTAATTAAGTAAGAGAAGGTGTGAAATGAAGAATGCGCAAGTAATGGAAAAAAAGCTGAAAGATTATGAACCTTTTGCTGAAAAGAGCTTGATTGAGAGCATTCATGAGCTTTCCGGAGATCTTCGTGGACTGAGGGTCCTGCATATCAACGCGACTTCTTTCGGTGGCGGAGTAGCTGAGATTCTTCACACTTTGATTCCCCTCATGAAAGACTGCGGACTAAAGGTTGACTGGAAGGTAATTGACGCCCCTTCGAATTTCTTCGACCTGAGTAAGAGGATGCACAACGCGCTTCAGGGAAAGGAAGATTCTCTCTCAGATGAAGACAAGAGACTCTTCGAAAGTGTGGAAGAGGAGAACGCTCGCTTAATCAAACCAGACGAATACGATATTGTGGTCATCCATGACCCGCAGCCCGTTGGTCTGCCTTCCTTTGCAGACTTCGGTCACTGTAAACTAGTCTGGAGGTGTCATATAGATACGTCTTCACCCAACCAGACCTTCTGGGATTATCTAAACTCCTTCCTGTCTCAATATGATGCAGGAATCTTCACTCTCAAGAGCTACGCAAAAGACGGAATTTCTATCGATAGAATCTATGAGATTCCACCTTCAATCGACCCGTTGAGTAACAAGAACAGAGATCTTTCCGATATTGAGATGAGGCAGGCGTTGAAGAAGCTGGGAATTTCGAATAAGGAGTCGGTGATCACTCAAGTATCTAGATTCGACCCCTGGAAGGACCCGATTGGTGTTGTCGATGTTTATAGAAAGTTGAAGAGGAAGTTTGAGGATATTAAGCTTCTTCTAATTGGATCTATGGCTTCAGATGATCCTGAGGGATGGAAAATCTATGAAGATTTGCTGAGGTATATTGGCATGGATTATGATGTCAAGGTCTTGTCGAACTTCCAGGGAATTGGTGATATAGAGGTGAATGCAGCGCAGAGAGTCAGCAAAGCAGTTATTCAAAAATCGCTTCGAGAGGGTTTTGCTCTAACTATGAGCGAAGCTATGTGGAAGAAGACACCTGTTGTAGGAGGTAATGTGGGTGGGATCCCTCTTCAGGTACATCATGGAGTAAACGGATATCTTGTGGAAAGTGTGGAAGAGACTGTCGAGTGTACACGAAGGATACTTGAGAACCCTAGTCGTGCAGCAGAAATGGGCGCAAAGGGTTTCGAGATTGTGAAAAAGGACTTTCTCAGTACGAGACACCTTTATCAGTATCTTCAGCTCTTCCGAGATCTGGTGAGTTGAGAAAGCTCGCTAGCAGTCTATTTGTGCAAAGGACAGCTTCGTATCAGAGAAGCTTCTTTGCCTTTCTTCTTGCGAGATTCTCGTACATGGGCAAACCATGTAGATAGAGATTCGGAGCTTCGCCCTGTATTAGTGGTAGTGCATATGATTTGAACTCCTCAGTAACGTAGAATCCGTCCTCTGAGATGAATTCTCTGGGGAGGTTTTTTGTTCCGTTAGCAACCCTCTCCAAATCAACTGTGGAGTATCTCTTTAGATAAGGCCTATCGCTTAATCGGAGAATTGAGACCATTACTCCACTTCTGCCTCTTAGCGCCTCCCTGACTGCCAGTGCTCCTACCTCGACTGCTTCTTGCCAATCAATCAAGCTTGCGATGTGTCTTGAAGATCTCTGAAGATAGTCCGGAAGAGCGAGATGCACTTTGCAATTCAAGGAATCTCGAATTGTTTTTTCGAGGTACTGTCCTATCTTCCCGAGCTGTACATTTCCGAAGGCATCGTAGTATCCGGCAGTAGAAATGTATGATCCATCGGATCTCTTCAGGGCCTCTGATGCGACGATCGAACAATAGCCCTCCTTCTTGATTACATCTTCTACTTTCTCAATAAAAGAATCTTCTTTGAAAGGCACTTCCGGAAGAAGTATAATCTGCGGACCATGGAGTCTGTCGCTACTTGCAAGCGAACCAGAAGCGGCAAGCCAGCCAGAATGTCGTCCCATCGATTCCATAATAAAGACCTTTGTGGAATCACTGTACATTGATCTCAGGTCTCTCGTCGCCTCCATTATTGAGATCGCAGTAAATCTTGCAGCGGAGCCATATCCAGGACAATGATCGGTTTCCAAAAGATCATTATCGACAGTCTTGGGTATTCCT
This window of the Mesotoga sp. BH458_6_3_2_1 genome carries:
- a CDS encoding carbohydrate ABC transporter permease; the protein is MKKNRSLWLVGKIAFWILIIFIFFYMLFPFYWAVNSSLKSEAQLQMTPATLLPVDRNGKFAPTLQNYVAIFNDGTFVRALWNSTIVAGLTTVLALGVGSFAAYAMGKLRFKGKRLTLYLILSLTMFPQITVLSGLYAVITTLNLGARMSLILSYMIFTLPFTTWVLTAFFKELPTEIMQSAWVDGATPFQTFYMILLPLTAPALVTAGLLAFIAAWNEYIFALTFTTIAPEARTIPVAISLFTGSVSRQVPFGEIMAGAVIVTVPVVALVFIFQRRIVQGLTAGAVKG
- a CDS encoding ABC transporter substrate-binding protein, whose protein sequence is MKKVLLAFMVALFALVAVSETIITVAAGAVGQELELTKKAAERYMEIHPDVTVRVLDTPDMVQDRLGLYLQFLEARSSEIDVYQVDVIWPGDLAQHFVDLYEYNADKVVSMHFPAIVENNTVDGKLVAIPWFTDAGLLYYRTDLLEKYGLNPPTTWDELEEASKIIQEGERKTNPDFWGFVWQGNAYEGLTCDALEWLASNDAGSIISPDKKITIANANAVEILEKVAGWVGTISPSGVLTFAEEDARAVWQTGNAAFMRNWPYAYSLSKGEDSAVAGKFDVSPLPAGKSGNGAATLGGWQLSVSKYSNNPEIAADFALFMAGYEMQKMRAVEGSFNPTIEALYADYEVLEANPFFGSLYYVFTNAVARPSTATAPRYNEVSTLFFKAVHSVLSGTADAQNALEELALDLEDLTGFEVVWGF
- a CDS encoding glycosyltransferase; protein product: MKNAQVMEKKLKDYEPFAEKSLIESIHELSGDLRGLRVLHINATSFGGGVAEILHTLIPLMKDCGLKVDWKVIDAPSNFFDLSKRMHNALQGKEDSLSDEDKRLFESVEEENARLIKPDEYDIVVIHDPQPVGLPSFADFGHCKLVWRCHIDTSSPNQTFWDYLNSFLSQYDAGIFTLKSYAKDGISIDRIYEIPPSIDPLSNKNRDLSDIEMRQALKKLGISNKESVITQVSRFDPWKDPIGVVDVYRKLKRKFEDIKLLLIGSMASDDPEGWKIYEDLLRYIGMDYDVKVLSNFQGIGDIEVNAAQRVSKAVIQKSLREGFALTMSEAMWKKTPVVGGNVGGIPLQVHHGVNGYLVESVEETVECTRRILENPSRAAEMGAKGFEIVKKDFLSTRHLYQYLQLFRDLVS
- a CDS encoding 6-phosphofructokinase, with amino-acid sequence MNNAVYAQSGGVTSVINASAYGTLVAALESEEIDSVFAGINGIKGILNENLIDLTGETRSEIDKIPYTPGAIFGSCRTRIESDEDFDRLFRVFDAHSIRYFFYNGGNDSMDTAHKIHLRARERGFPLQVIGIPKTVDNDLLETDHCPGYGSAARFTAISIMEATRDLRSMYSDSTKVFIMESMGRHSGWLAASGSLASSDRLHGPQIILLPEVPFKEDSFIEKVEDVIKKEGYCSIVASEALKRSDGSYISTAGYYDAFGNVQLGKIGQYLEKTIRDSLNCKVHLALPDYLQRSSRHIASLIDWQEAVEVGALAVREALRGRSGVMVSILRLSDRPYLKRYSTVDLERVANGTKNLPREFISEDGFYVTEEFKSYALPLIQGEAPNLYLHGLPMYENLARRKAKKLL